The Pedobacter mucosus genome window below encodes:
- the gatB gene encoding Asp-tRNA(Asn)/Glu-tRNA(Gln) amidotransferase subunit GatB, with protein sequence MSLGTNESKYELVSGLEIHVQLNTNSKIFSADSASFGGLPNQNISTVSLALPGALPKLNKEVIAKAIRIGLALNCSINQINHFDRKNYFYADLPKGYQITQDNQPICINGFVEVELADGSTKKIGINRIHLEEDAGKSIHDQNVNYSLVDLNRAGVPLIEIVTEPDIRSAEEASALLSEIRKLVRHLNVSDGNMEEGSLRCDANISIREFGSEAYGTRCEVKNLNSMRNVRTAMNFEFTRQVEVISNGGKIIQSTLNFDAEHGTTSPMRTKEEANDYRYFADPDLPPVQISDEWLAKIKSEMPILPSEISKQLISEFSISKADAALFAEDIDLLNYFNLALPNVNNKKSLTNWLIGPIRALLNEREIAIVDYKIKPSQMADAINLVDDKKITQQIAIQQLLPAVEESQIADVADLAKTLNLLITENVDELDSFIDEVLNNYPQQVMAYKKGKKGVLGLFVGDVMKLAKGKADAKKLNELIIEKLK encoded by the coding sequence ATGAGTTTAGGTACTAACGAAAGCAAATACGAACTAGTTTCAGGATTAGAAATTCATGTGCAATTAAATACAAATTCAAAAATTTTTTCTGCTGATAGTGCTTCATTTGGGGGCTTGCCTAATCAAAATATTTCTACCGTTTCGTTGGCTTTACCTGGTGCCTTACCGAAATTGAATAAAGAAGTTATTGCAAAAGCGATCCGGATCGGGCTGGCTCTAAACTGTAGCATAAATCAGATTAATCATTTCGACAGAAAAAATTATTTTTATGCCGATTTGCCTAAAGGATATCAAATTACTCAAGATAACCAACCCATTTGCATCAATGGTTTTGTTGAAGTAGAATTGGCTGATGGAAGCACTAAAAAGATTGGCATTAATCGAATTCATCTCGAAGAAGATGCTGGGAAAAGTATTCACGACCAGAATGTTAATTATTCGTTAGTCGATTTAAATCGTGCTGGCGTACCTTTAATTGAAATTGTAACCGAACCTGATATTCGCAGTGCTGAGGAAGCATCAGCTTTGCTTAGTGAAATTAGGAAACTTGTTCGGCATTTAAATGTAAGCGATGGAAATATGGAAGAAGGAAGTTTGCGTTGCGATGCAAACATTTCCATTAGAGAATTTGGTTCTGAAGCATATGGAACCCGCTGTGAAGTAAAAAATTTGAATTCTATGCGTAACGTTCGCACAGCGATGAATTTTGAGTTTACACGACAGGTTGAAGTGATTTCTAATGGAGGGAAAATTATCCAGAGCACTTTAAATTTTGATGCAGAGCATGGTACAACTTCGCCAATGCGAACTAAAGAAGAAGCAAACGATTACCGATATTTTGCTGATCCAGATTTGCCACCTGTTCAAATTTCTGATGAATGGCTTGCAAAGATTAAATCGGAAATGCCAATATTGCCGAGTGAAATCTCCAAACAATTAATTTCTGAATTCAGTATTAGCAAAGCTGATGCAGCACTTTTCGCTGAAGATATTGATCTACTAAATTATTTTAATTTGGCTCTGCCAAATGTAAATAATAAAAAAAGCTTAACTAATTGGCTTATCGGACCAATTAGAGCGTTACTAAATGAGCGGGAAATCGCCATTGTCGATTATAAAATTAAACCTTCACAAATGGCTGATGCGATAAATTTAGTTGATGATAAGAAAATTACTCAGCAAATTGCTATTCAGCAATTATTACCAGCAGTAGAAGAAAGCCAAATTGCTGACGTGGCAGATTTAGCAAAAACTTTAAATCTTTTGATAACAGAAAACGTTGATGAGTTAGATAGTTTTATTGACGAAGTATTAAATAATTATCCACAACAAGTGATGGCCTACAAAAAAGGTAAAAAAGGCGTATTGGGTCTGTTTGTAGGTGATGTAATGAAACTTGCTAAAGGTAAAGCAGACGCTAAGAAATTAAATGAGTTAATAATTGAAAAACTAAAATAA